GAGGCCGTAGCTCTCGCGGACGGCGGCGAGTGCCTCGGGACTGCGTTCCTCACCGGCCAGTGCGAGCGCCGGGTCGCCGGGCAGGGCCCGGATGCCGGCGAAGACGACGACACTGACGAGGAAGAGGGTGATGAGGGACTGACGCAGGCGCGTCAGCAGGTACTTCGTCATCGGGTGTACCCCGCGTTCTTGACCCGGATCAGTCCGTCGCCGTAGACGTGGAGGCCCGCGACGTCCTTGCCGGCGACGACGTAGTTCTTCTGCCGGTAGAGGTAGATCAGCGCGTGGGCGTCCTGGACCCGCCGGGTGAGCCGGTCGTAGATCTCGGTGCGCCGCGCGGGGTCCGCGACGCTGCGGCCCTCGGCTATGAGCTTGTCGATCTCCGGGTCGCCGAGACCGTAGGCGTTCATGGCGCCGGCGGTCTTGAGGAAGTTGGAGACGTTGCCGTCCGGGTCGAGCCGGCCGGACCAGCCGCTGGTGAAGACGTCGTAGTCGCCGGCGTCGGTCTCCGCGAGCATGGTCGCGTACTCCGTGGGGCGCAGCGAGAGTTCGAAGCCCGCCTCCTTGACCATGGCCTGGAGCACCTGTCCGACGCGTCCCTGTTCCGGGGTGGTGGAGGTCTTCAGCTCGATCTTCACCGGGGTCCTCACCCCGGCCTCCTCCAGGAGTTCCTTCGCACGGTCGACGTCGCGCCGGGGGCAGTCCTGCGGCCTGATGCCGGGGGCGATCGCGGACTGGGGGGAGATGGGTCCGCAGGCGGGCTCGTACATGCCCTGGAAGACGACCTTGTTGAGCAGTTCGCGGTCGATGGCCAGCTCGAAGGCCTCGCGGACGCGGACGTCCCGGGCGATCGGGGTGTCGATCTTCCCGGGCTGCTCCCCGAGGCCCTTGACGTTGCCGACGTTGAGGCCGATGCCCTGGTATCCGAGTGAGGGGGAGTTGAACAGCTGGAGCTTCGGCTCGGTCAGGGCGCTCCGTACGTCGACGGGGGCCATCTGGTCGCCGACCTGGAGGTCGCCGGAGCGCAGGTTGGCGAGCCGGACGTTGCCGTCGGGTATGGGCTTGTAGACCACGCCGTCCAGGTGCACCCGGTCGGCGTCGTAGTAGTTCGGGTCCTTCTTCAGGACGATCCGGTCGCCGCCGACGCGCTCGACGAAGCGGAAGGGGCCGACGCAGGAGGGGTGGTTGGTGAAGTTCTTCCCGTACTTCTTAAGGGCGGTCGGTGACATCACCATTCCGGCCCGGTCGGCGAGCACGCCGGTGAGCGGGACGTAGGCGTGGTCGAGCGTCAGGCGGACCGTGAGCGGTCCGGTGGCCTCGGCCTTGCGGACCGGGGCCAGTTCGGTGCCGCGCGCGGATCCGGGGAGATCGCGGTGGCGCAGCAGGGAGGTGACGACGGCCTCGGCGTCCAGCGCGGTGCCGTCGCTGAACTTCGCCCCGGGGCGCACCCGGAAGGTGACGGTGCGGCCGTCTGCCGAGGTGTCCGGGAGCGAGGCGGCGAGCTGCGGCACGACGGTGCCGTCCTCGTCGATGTCGTAGAGCTTCTCGCACATGCCCGCGAAGACCGTGCGGCCCACGAGTGTCTGCGCGAGGGTGGGGTCCAGTTTGTCGGGGTCGGAGTTGAGGGCGACGGTGAGTGTCCCGCCGTCGCGTACGGACCGGTCGTCGGTCATGCGTACACCACCGACTTCGGTCGCCGAGGACTGCAACGACGCGCAGCCCGAGGTGAGGGACACCAACGCAACCGCCACCAGGGCAACCGCTTTTCGGCGCACGGGGGCCTACCTCCCGCCAGGGGTGATCAAGGAATATCGCAGACCGTATTTCGCATACAGTCCGCAGGGCAAGACCTCCGCTCACATAGCGGACAGGTTTTACCTGACGATCGGATAACGGAGCCGCCGCGCCCGGGCTTCGGCCACCGGAGAGACCGCTCCCCTGCGGGGCGCACGACTTCCGCAGGTCCTGCGCCCGGACCTCCGCCGGGGCGCCAGGTCGTATACGGAACCGGAGCCCATCGCTCCGCGCCGATGCGCGCCCCGAGCGCGGTCAGGGCCTCACAGGGCTCACGGACACACCGCCGGCGCCGTACAGCGGACGGCGCCGTGCTCACGGAGCCTTGAAGTACTCCGGGAACCGTGGCCCCAGCCACGGCCTGCGTCCCCACGCCAGGACCCGCCCCCGGGCCATGGCGCCCGCCGGCGAGCAGCGGCCGAGGACCATCAGCAGGAACGTCACCGGCTCGATGGAGATGGTGCAGTCCGGGCGGTCGGGGAACTCGTGGCCCACGGTCGCCGCACCGTCGGTGAACGTCACCCCGAACCGGCCGCCGCCCCACAGCCGGACCGCGTACCGGGCGTTCAGCCCCGCCGTGGCAGCGGCGTCGGTCACCCGGGGCATGGCCTCGACCATGAACGGGAGCGTCAGCGCGACCCGGTCCCGGTCGACCATGTGCGGACGATTCAGCGCACGGGCCAGGTCGAAGCCATGGCCCAGCATGTGCGTGAGGAGGTAGGAGCCGAGGGCCCTCTGGCCCATCGGACCCATCGGCGTCAGCAGCGCCTCCTGCGAGGGGCGCGTGGCCACCGCGTCCAGGTACGCCTCGGTCTGCGCCACGATCATCGCGGCCAGCGGCTCCGCCCGCCGCTCGCCGAATGCGGCGAGTGCCTGCTCGTTGGCCGAAGCGATGCCCTCGGCGGTGCCGTCGCCATGACGCCGGGACCGCCCCGCCGCCACCTCCGCCATCAGCTCGTTGGCCTGCGCCAGGTGGGCGGCCACCTCCCCCACCGTCCACACCAGCCCCGGCACGGCGGCGCCGGTGTCCGGGGCGCGACGCAACAGCTCCGCGATCTCCTCGGCCGTGGCACGCAGCGCGTCGGCCAGCCCCTCGGGCAGGCGCCCGGAGAGCGTGCCCCGGGCATCCCTCCCCCGATCCGTCTCCGAGCCCATGCCGCCACCATTCCTCGAACGCCGCCCGTCACCCGGGCCCGCCGCCCGCGCCTGTGGCCTGCGGGTACACAAGAGCAGTTCGCACGGCTCCCCGGCAAGAGGCAGGGTGTGGAGGTGTGCCCGGGCCGCTGCCCGGCCGTTCGTCTCGCGCACGGTGCCGTTGCGTCAGCCCGGGCCGCGTGGCCACCGGTCCCGAGCGAGCGTTAAGGTGCGATGCGATGTATGTGCGCGTATTTCCGGATCGCGAGCAACAGGCTCGGACTCGTTGCGCACACGGGCACGCGCACACGGGAAGGGGACCGAAGCCGTGCATGGCGAGTACAAGGTGCCCGGCGGCAAGCTTGTCGTCGTGGATCTGGACGTCCGGGAAGGCGTACTGCGTGACGTACGCGTCGCCGGGGACTTCTTCCTGGAGCCCGACGAGGCGATCCTCTCCATCAACGGCGCCCTGGAGGGGGCCCCTTCCTCGACGGATGCCGCCGGCCTGGCGGCCCGGATCACGGCGGCCCTGCCGGAATCGGCCGTCATGCTGGGGCTGACCGCGGAAGGAGTCGGCGTCGCCGTGCGGCGAGCTCTGGCGCACGCGACCGAATGGAGCGACTTCGACTGGCAGCTGGTGCACATGGCGCCGCAGGCCCCGGCCCTGCACATGGCGCTGGACGAGGTCCTCACCGCCGAGGTGGCGGCGGGGCGGCGGGCACCCACGCTGCGGGTGTGGGAGTGGGCCTCGCCCGCCGTGGTCATCGGCAGCTTCCAGTCACTGCGCAACGAGGTGGACCCCGACGGGGCGGCGAGGCACGGGATGACCGTGGTGCGCAGGGTCTCCGGAGGCGGGGCCATGTTCGTGGAACCCATGAGCACCATCACCTACTCGTTGTCCGTGCCGGAGTCGCTGGTGTCCGGCCTCACCTTCGCCGACAGTTACGCCTACCTCGACGACTGGGTCCTGGGCGCGCTCGGCGACATGGGCATCAAGGCCTGGTACCAGCCCCTCAACGACATCGCCACCGACGCGGGCAAGATCGCCGGAGCCGCCCAGAAGCGGATGGTGGGCCCCGACGGTGGCCCGGGAGCCGTACTGCACCACGTGACCATGTCGTACGACATCGACGCCGACAAGATGCTGGAGGTCCTCCGCATCGGCAAGGAGAAGATGTCCGACAAGGGCACCAGGAGCGCCAAGAAGCGCGTCGACCCGCTCCGCCGTCAGACCGGCCTCGCCCGTGAACAGGTGATCGAGCACATGATCGCCTCCTTCCGCGGCCGTTACGGGCTGGCCACCGGTCACGTCACCGCGGAGGAGCTGGCCCGGGCGGAGGAGCTGGTGCAGACGAAGTTCGCCACGGAGGAGTGGACCGCGCGGGTGCCGTAGCCACGGGGCCCTGAGGTGCCGACGGGGTCAGCAACCGGTGCGGCCCGGCTCGGTGACACGCAGGTCGGGGACCCGGCCGTCGAGGATCGTCGACCCCGGACGCACGACCGCCCCGGCGGGCTGGGTGCCTGCCGGGGCGGTCGTCCGTGCGGGGTGCGGCCAGGGGTCAGCCCAGGGTCGCGATGGCCTTGTTGAAGGTGGCCGACGGACGCATCACGGCCTCCGCCTTCGCCGGGTCGGGCTGGTAGTAGCCGCCGATGTCGACCGGCTTGCCCTGGACGGCGACCAGCTCGTCGACGATGGTCTGCTCCTGCTCGGACAGCGTCCTGGCCAGCGGCCCGAACGCCTCGGCGAGCGCGGCATCGTCGGTCTGCTGCGCCAGCTCCTGGGCCCAGTAGAGCGCAAGGTAGAAGTGGCTGCCGCGGTTGTCGATGCCGCCGAGCTTGCGGCTCGGGGACTTGTCCTCGTTGAGGAAGGTGCCCGTCGCCCGGTCCAGGGTGTCACCGAGCACCCGGGCGCGCGCGTTGTCCGTGGTGGTCGCGAGGTGCTCGAAGCTGACCGCGAGCGCGAGGAACTCGCCCAGGCTGTCCCAGCGCAGGTAGTCCTCCTTGACCAGCTGCTGGACGTGCTTGGGCGCGGAGCCGCCGGCACCGGTCTCGAACAGTCCGCCGCCGTTCATGAGCGGGACGACGGAGAGCATCTTCGCGCTGGTGCCCAGCTCGAGGATCGGGAACAGGTCGGTGAGGTAGTCACGCAGCACGTTGCCGGTGACCGAGATGGTGTCCTCACCGCGGCGGATGCGCTCCAGGGAGAACGCCGTGGCCTCCTCCGGCGTACGGATGGAGATGTCCAGGCCGTCGGTGTCGTGCTCGGCCAGGTAGGTGTTGACCTTGGCGATGAGGTTGGCGTCGTGTGCGCGGCCCTCGTCGAGCCAGAACACGGCCGGGTTGCCGGTCGCGCGGGCGCGGGTGACGGCGAGCTTGACCCAGTCCTGGATCGGCAGGTCCTTGGTCTGGCACATGCGGAAGATGTCACCGGCGCCGACGGCCTGCTCCAGGAGGACGTCGCCGTTGCCGTCGACGACCCGCACCGTGCCGGTGGTGGGGACCTCGAAGGTCTTGTCGTGGCTGCCGTACTCCTCGGCCTTCTGCGCCATCAGACCGACGTTGGGCACGGAGCCCATGGTCGACGGGTCGAAGGCGCCGTTGGCGCGGCAGTCGTCGATGACGACCTGGTAGACACCGGCGTAGCTGCTGTCGGGGAGGACCGCGATGGTGTCGGCCTCGCCGCCGTCCGGGCCCCACATGTGGCCGGAGGTGCGGATCATGGCCGGCATGGACGCGTCGACGATGACGTCGCTCGGCACGTGCAGGTTGGTGATGCCCTTGTCGGAGTCGACCATCGCCAGGGCGGGGCCCTCGGCGAGCTCGGACTCGAAGGACGCCTTGATCTCGGCGCCGGCGTCCACGGAGTCGAGGCCCTTGAGGATGCCGCCGAGGCCGTCGTTCGGGGTGAGACCGGCCGCCGCGAGCACGTCACCGTACTTGGCGAAGGTGTTCGGGAAGAAGGCGCGGACCACGTGACCGAAGATGATCGGGTCGGAGACCTTCATCATCGTGGCCTTGAGGTGCACGGAGAACAGGACGTCCTCGGCCTTGGCACGCGCGACCTGGGCGGTGAAGAACTCACGCAGCGCGGCGACACGCATGACGGCGGCGTCCACGACCTCGCCCGCGAGGACGGGTACGGACTCGCGCAGCACGGTGGTGGTGCCGTCGTCGCCCGCGAGCTCGATGCGCAGCGAACCGGCCTCACCGATGACGACGGACTTCTCGGTCGAGCGGAAGTCGTCGACGCCCATGGTGGCGACGTTCGTCTTCGAGTCGGCGCTCCAGGCACCCATGCGGTGCGGGTGGGCCTTGGCGTAGTTCTTGACCGACGCGGGGGCGCGGCGGTCGGAGTTGCCCTCACGCAGGACGGGGTTGACCGCACTGCCCTTGACCTTGTCGTACCGCGCGCGGACGTCCTTGTCCTCGTCGGTCCGCGGGTCGTCCGGGTAGTCAGGAAGCGCGTAGCCCTGCGCCTGGAGCTCTGCGATCGCGGCCTTGAGCTGCGGGATCGAGGCAGAGATGTTGGGCAGCTTGATGATGTTCGCGCCGGGAGTCCTGGCCAGCTCGCCGAGCTCGGCGAGCGCGTCATCGATACGCTGGTCGGCCTCGAGACGCTCCGGGAAGCCGGCGATGATCCGCCCCGCCAGGGAGATGTCGCGGCGCTCCACCGTGACACCCGCGGTCGAGGCGTAGGCCTCGATGACGGGCAGGAACGAGTACGTCGCCAGGGCAGGGGCCTCGTCGGTGTGCGTATAGATGATGGTCGAGTCAGTCACCGGGTGCTCCGCTCCACGTCTGCAACATTGCTTGACATCAAGATATCTCGTGACCGGCCCCCTCTCCACAGTGGCCCGCACCCATTCCGGCGGAACCGGCCACTCCCCCTGTCCGGTGGGGCCCGGAGTGCCGGGGGTCCGCTCGTCCCGACCGGTCCGGGTCTTTCCGGCATCCCGCCT
The DNA window shown above is from Streptomyces sp. Alt3 and carries:
- a CDS encoding ABC transporter substrate-binding protein produces the protein MTDDRSVRDGGTLTVALNSDPDKLDPTLAQTLVGRTVFAGMCEKLYDIDEDGTVVPQLAASLPDTSADGRTVTFRVRPGAKFSDGTALDAEAVVTSLLRHRDLPGSARGTELAPVRKAEATGPLTVRLTLDHAYVPLTGVLADRAGMVMSPTALKKYGKNFTNHPSCVGPFRFVERVGGDRIVLKKDPNYYDADRVHLDGVVYKPIPDGNVRLANLRSGDLQVGDQMAPVDVRSALTEPKLQLFNSPSLGYQGIGLNVGNVKGLGEQPGKIDTPIARDVRVREAFELAIDRELLNKVVFQGMYEPACGPISPQSAIAPGIRPQDCPRRDVDRAKELLEEAGVRTPVKIELKTSTTPEQGRVGQVLQAMVKEAGFELSLRPTEYATMLAETDAGDYDVFTSGWSGRLDPDGNVSNFLKTAGAMNAYGLGDPEIDKLIAEGRSVADPARRTEIYDRLTRRVQDAHALIYLYRQKNYVVAGKDVAGLHVYGDGLIRVKNAGYTR
- a CDS encoding NADP-dependent isocitrate dehydrogenase, translated to MTDSTIIYTHTDEAPALATYSFLPVIEAYASTAGVTVERRDISLAGRIIAGFPERLEADQRIDDALAELGELARTPGANIIKLPNISASIPQLKAAIAELQAQGYALPDYPDDPRTDEDKDVRARYDKVKGSAVNPVLREGNSDRRAPASVKNYAKAHPHRMGAWSADSKTNVATMGVDDFRSTEKSVVIGEAGSLRIELAGDDGTTTVLRESVPVLAGEVVDAAVMRVAALREFFTAQVARAKAEDVLFSVHLKATMMKVSDPIIFGHVVRAFFPNTFAKYGDVLAAAGLTPNDGLGGILKGLDSVDAGAEIKASFESELAEGPALAMVDSDKGITNLHVPSDVIVDASMPAMIRTSGHMWGPDGGEADTIAVLPDSSYAGVYQVVIDDCRANGAFDPSTMGSVPNVGLMAQKAEEYGSHDKTFEVPTTGTVRVVDGNGDVLLEQAVGAGDIFRMCQTKDLPIQDWVKLAVTRARATGNPAVFWLDEGRAHDANLIAKVNTYLAEHDTDGLDISIRTPEEATAFSLERIRRGEDTISVTGNVLRDYLTDLFPILELGTSAKMLSVVPLMNGGGLFETGAGGSAPKHVQQLVKEDYLRWDSLGEFLALAVSFEHLATTTDNARARVLGDTLDRATGTFLNEDKSPSRKLGGIDNRGSHFYLALYWAQELAQQTDDAALAEAFGPLARTLSEQEQTIVDELVAVQGKPVDIGGYYQPDPAKAEAVMRPSATFNKAIATLG
- a CDS encoding lipoate--protein ligase family protein, with protein sequence MHGEYKVPGGKLVVVDLDVREGVLRDVRVAGDFFLEPDEAILSINGALEGAPSSTDAAGLAARITAALPESAVMLGLTAEGVGVAVRRALAHATEWSDFDWQLVHMAPQAPALHMALDEVLTAEVAAGRRAPTLRVWEWASPAVVIGSFQSLRNEVDPDGAARHGMTVVRRVSGGGAMFVEPMSTITYSLSVPESLVSGLTFADSYAYLDDWVLGALGDMGIKAWYQPLNDIATDAGKIAGAAQKRMVGPDGGPGAVLHHVTMSYDIDADKMLEVLRIGKEKMSDKGTRSAKKRVDPLRRQTGLAREQVIEHMIASFRGRYGLATGHVTAEELARAEELVQTKFATEEWTARVP
- a CDS encoding maleylpyruvate isomerase family mycothiol-dependent enzyme; this encodes MGSETDRGRDARGTLSGRLPEGLADALRATAEEIAELLRRAPDTGAAVPGLVWTVGEVAAHLAQANELMAEVAAGRSRRHGDGTAEGIASANEQALAAFGERRAEPLAAMIVAQTEAYLDAVATRPSQEALLTPMGPMGQRALGSYLLTHMLGHGFDLARALNRPHMVDRDRVALTLPFMVEAMPRVTDAAATAGLNARYAVRLWGGGRFGVTFTDGAATVGHEFPDRPDCTISIEPVTFLLMVLGRCSPAGAMARGRVLAWGRRPWLGPRFPEYFKAP